The Deltaproteobacteria bacterium genome window below encodes:
- a CDS encoding beta-ketoacyl synthase, whose protein sequence is MTPTRIGVFGWGLVAPGARDIDAFATMMLGQDSQLSRFDGFGPSNFLVGNPSFDFAAWRPWIDARFPPNRYPLLERKFGDPAKFAIASFIQALGQNPAMEDELRALGPAAQVIVGGGLTDLPTYDRLGRTLERVQRRWNRFWAQPERNAALRRHLAGTLDATAPADPRGVDDELARDDAEDAWWSYWAARSDALAEYLAALREIEGVDVGEDVDTAKASVIKAKQRGARELRVRWGAPEAPWEQSMAPALWNIASTPSSQISMLGHITGMCFSPYAACSTFGFALKLGMDAIQRGEAKLVVVGATDPPPNPLSVAGFYDARVISHDGEVSKPLTGLRGTHVAGGATVWIIGDLDHYRAKGWRPLGLEPVAVGVTADADHIITPSKAGAIEAIRIALAKAHVAPEEIGAFDMHATGTPGDLNELELLREVLPASCCFSARKGRFGHGMGAGGGWELTAQYLGHVSGAYFPTPITADELHPRIRAVHRRFVLRDAVPVERPWVGKLSMGVGGVNACVISRTLPD, encoded by the coding sequence ATGACGCCCACGCGCATCGGTGTCTTCGGCTGGGGCCTCGTCGCGCCAGGGGCGCGTGACATCGACGCGTTCGCGACCATGATGCTGGGCCAGGACAGCCAGCTGTCGCGGTTCGACGGCTTCGGTCCGAGCAACTTCCTGGTCGGCAACCCGAGCTTCGATTTCGCCGCGTGGCGGCCGTGGATCGACGCCCGCTTCCCACCCAACCGCTATCCGTTGCTCGAGCGCAAGTTCGGCGACCCGGCGAAGTTCGCGATCGCATCGTTCATCCAGGCGCTGGGCCAGAACCCGGCGATGGAGGACGAGCTGCGCGCGCTCGGACCGGCCGCGCAGGTGATCGTCGGCGGCGGGCTCACGGATCTGCCGACCTACGATCGGCTCGGACGCACGCTCGAGCGGGTGCAGCGGCGTTGGAATCGCTTCTGGGCCCAGCCCGAGCGCAACGCCGCGCTGCGTCGGCACCTCGCCGGCACGCTCGATGCGACCGCCCCCGCCGATCCTCGGGGGGTCGACGACGAGCTCGCGCGCGACGACGCCGAGGACGCGTGGTGGTCGTACTGGGCCGCGCGCTCGGACGCGCTGGCGGAGTACCTCGCGGCGCTGCGCGAGATCGAGGGCGTCGATGTCGGCGAGGACGTCGACACCGCCAAGGCCAGCGTCATCAAGGCGAAGCAGCGCGGCGCCCGTGAGCTGCGGGTGCGCTGGGGCGCACCCGAGGCACCCTGGGAGCAGTCGATGGCGCCCGCGCTGTGGAACATCGCGTCGACGCCGTCGTCGCAGATCTCCATGCTCGGGCACATCACCGGCATGTGCTTCTCGCCGTACGCGGCCTGCTCGACCTTCGGCTTCGCGCTCAAGCTCGGCATGGACGCCATCCAGCGCGGCGAGGCGAAGCTGGTGGTGGTGGGAGCCACCGATCCGCCGCCCAACCCACTCAGCGTCGCTGGCTTCTACGACGCGCGCGTCATCTCGCATGACGGCGAGGTCTCCAAGCCGCTCACCGGTCTGCGCGGCACCCACGTCGCCGGCGGGGCGACCGTGTGGATCATCGGCGACCTCGACCACTACCGCGCCAAGGGCTGGCGACCGCTCGGACTCGAGCCGGTCGCGGTCGGCGTGACCGCCGACGCCGATCACATCATCACGCCATCGAAGGCCGGTGCCATCGAGGCCATTCGCATCGCGCTCGCGAAGGCCCACGTGGCCCCCGAGGAAATCGGTGCGTTCGACATGCACGCGACCGGCACGCCTGGCGACCTCAACGAGCTCGAGCTGCTGCGCGAGGTCCTGCCGGCGAGCTGCTGCTTCAGCGCCCGCAAGGGTCGCTTCGGCCACGGCATGGGCGCCGGCGGCGGCTGGGAGCTCACCGCGCAGTACCTCGGCCACGTCTCGGGCGCGTACTTCCCGACGCCGATCACCGCCGACGAGCTACACCCGCGGATCCGCGCCGTGCATCGGCGCTTCGTGCTGCGCGACGCGGTGCCGGTCGAGCGCCCGTGGGTCGGCAAGCTCTCGATGGGGGTCGGTGGCGTGAACGCCTGCGTGATCTCGCGGACGCTGCCGGACTGA